A window of the Streptomyces albireticuli genome harbors these coding sequences:
- a CDS encoding DUF397 domain-containing protein — protein sequence MSTSPRLTALEVAPSDVWFKSSHSGDNGAGGCVSVAALPDRVGFRDSKQRNGPAVVVPTTSWSAFIHGVRSGRLGR from the coding sequence ATGAGCACTAGCCCCCGCCTCACTGCCCTCGAAGTAGCCCCCAGCGACGTCTGGTTCAAGTCCTCGCACAGCGGCGACAACGGAGCGGGTGGCTGCGTCTCGGTCGCGGCGCTGCCCGACCGCGTCGGCTTCCGCGACTCCAAGCAGCGCAACGGCCCCGCCGTCGTCGTCCCGACGACATCCTGGTCCGCGTTCATACACGGGGTCCGTTCCGGACGACTGGGCCGCTGA
- a CDS encoding class I SAM-dependent methyltransferase translates to MNRTQEVARLRAGYQRELALGTERFHAPGRTTCPWCGSSRLRTRLRTADLLQHKPGAFVVDQCRDCSHSFQNPQLTPEGLDFYYRDYYDGLGVAHSDWLFGPRGSRKRYLASARALLPFGTPRRWLDVGTGHGHFPRAAGTVHPATVFDGLDRSAGVDEAKREGRIAEAYRGLLTELAPKLEGRYDVVSMFHYLEHSIDPRAELAAAKTLLAPGGRLIIEVPDPECAMSRILGRWWIPYLQPQHLHLFPFANLHRELESLGFTVVATERYEPHTAVDLTCAAALALGHVLPPADEPWHARPPSGRQRVARTALFWSAFPLLAGVYGLDRALAPVLSRTGFSNAYRIVVRRGVAA, encoded by the coding sequence ATGAACCGTACCCAGGAGGTCGCCCGGCTCCGCGCCGGCTACCAGCGCGAACTCGCCCTCGGCACGGAACGCTTCCACGCGCCGGGACGCACCACGTGCCCCTGGTGCGGCTCCTCCCGGCTGCGCACCAGACTGCGCACCGCCGACCTGCTCCAGCACAAACCCGGCGCCTTCGTCGTGGACCAGTGCCGCGACTGCTCCCACTCCTTCCAGAACCCCCAGCTCACACCCGAGGGGCTGGACTTCTACTACCGGGACTACTACGACGGCCTCGGCGTCGCCCACTCGGACTGGCTCTTCGGCCCCCGGGGCAGCCGCAAGCGCTACCTCGCCAGTGCCCGCGCCCTCCTCCCGTTCGGCACTCCCCGCCGCTGGCTCGACGTCGGCACCGGGCACGGGCACTTCCCCCGGGCCGCCGGCACGGTGCATCCGGCCACCGTCTTCGACGGCCTCGACCGCAGCGCGGGCGTCGACGAGGCCAAGCGCGAGGGCCGCATCGCCGAGGCGTACCGCGGCCTCCTCACCGAACTCGCCCCGAAGCTGGAGGGGCGCTACGACGTGGTGAGCATGTTCCACTACCTGGAACACAGCATCGACCCGCGCGCCGAACTGGCCGCCGCGAAGACCCTTCTCGCCCCCGGCGGCCGCCTGATCATCGAGGTACCGGACCCCGAATGCGCGATGAGCCGGATCCTGGGCCGCTGGTGGATCCCGTACCTCCAGCCCCAGCACCTGCACCTCTTCCCGTTCGCCAACCTCCACCGCGAACTGGAGTCACTCGGCTTCACCGTCGTCGCCACCGAACGGTACGAACCGCACACCGCGGTCGACCTGACGTGCGCGGCGGCCCTCGCCCTCGGCCACGTCCTGCCACCGGCCGACGAGCCCTGGCACGCGCGGCCGCCCTCGGGGCGGCAACGGGTCGCCCGTACGGCGTTGTTCTGGTCGGCCTTTCCGCTGCTGGCCGGGGTGTACGGCCTGGACCGGGCCCTCGCGCCGGTCCTGAGCCGGACGGGGTTCTCGAACGCGTACCGGATCGTGGTGCGTAGGGGAGTGGCGGCGTGA
- a CDS encoding N-acyl-D-amino-acid deacylase family protein, producing the protein MLDHLIRRATVVDGTGGPSYTADVGIRDGRIALIGRSRVHAGRIGERARTEEDASGLVLAPGFVDPHTHYDAQLFWDPCATPSLSHGVTTVVGGNCGFTLAPLNPGRPADADYTRRMMSKVEGMSLAALEEGAPWNWSTFGEYLAALDGRIAVNAGFMVGHCALRRHVMGPDAVGGRPDAGQLAAMTGLLRDAMDAGAWGLSTTQSTTHSDGDGAPVASRHALPDELLALARAVGAHEGTQLEAIVTGCLDRFSDAEIDLLAGLTAAAGRPLNWNVLTIDAAVPERVPRQLSASARARAAGGRIVALTMPILTPMNMSLGTFCALNLIPGWGEVLALPVPRRIAELRRAPVREEMLRRARSEEAGVFRRLSDFGRYVVGDTYARENDGLTGRVVEDIAAERGLDPFACLVEICAADELRTVLWPMPTDNDAASWELRRATWEHEDVLLGGSDAGAHLDRMCGAPYTTRFLGDCLRGRKLVPLETAVRMLTDDPARLFGLRDRGRIAEGAHADLVLFDPTRIDAGPASLVHDLPGDGPRLDSRAVGVVSVRVNGVETVRHDVATGALPGRVLRSGRDTETVGTGG; encoded by the coding sequence CACGCCGGGCGGATCGGCGAACGGGCCCGGACCGAGGAGGACGCGAGCGGGCTCGTCCTCGCTCCCGGCTTCGTCGACCCGCACACCCACTACGACGCCCAGCTCTTCTGGGACCCCTGCGCCACCCCGTCCCTGAGCCACGGCGTCACCACCGTCGTCGGCGGCAACTGCGGCTTCACTCTCGCGCCCCTCAACCCCGGCCGGCCCGCCGACGCCGACTACACGCGCCGGATGATGAGCAAGGTCGAGGGGATGTCGCTGGCGGCCCTCGAAGAAGGCGCCCCCTGGAACTGGTCGACCTTCGGGGAGTACCTCGCGGCGCTGGACGGGCGGATCGCCGTCAACGCCGGTTTCATGGTCGGCCACTGCGCGCTGCGCCGCCACGTCATGGGTCCCGACGCCGTGGGCGGCCGGCCGGACGCCGGGCAGCTCGCGGCGATGACGGGCCTGCTGCGCGACGCGATGGACGCGGGCGCCTGGGGCCTCTCCACCACCCAGTCCACCACCCACTCCGACGGCGACGGCGCGCCCGTGGCGTCCCGGCACGCCCTCCCCGACGAGCTGCTGGCCCTGGCCCGCGCCGTGGGCGCGCACGAGGGCACCCAGCTGGAGGCCATCGTCACCGGCTGCCTCGACCGCTTCTCGGACGCCGAGATCGACCTCCTGGCCGGTCTCACGGCCGCCGCCGGGCGGCCGCTCAACTGGAACGTCCTCACCATCGACGCCGCCGTCCCCGAGCGGGTGCCCCGGCAGCTCTCCGCGAGCGCGCGGGCCCGCGCCGCGGGCGGCCGGATCGTCGCGCTCACCATGCCGATCCTCACACCCATGAACATGTCGCTCGGCACCTTCTGCGCCCTGAACCTCATACCCGGCTGGGGCGAGGTCCTCGCCCTGCCCGTGCCCCGGCGCATCGCCGAGCTGCGCCGGGCGCCCGTCCGCGAGGAGATGCTGCGCCGGGCGCGGAGCGAGGAGGCGGGGGTGTTCCGGCGGCTGTCGGACTTCGGGCGGTACGTCGTCGGGGACACGTACGCCCGCGAGAACGACGGTCTCACCGGGCGGGTCGTCGAGGACATCGCCGCCGAGCGCGGCCTGGACCCCTTCGCCTGCCTGGTGGAGATCTGCGCCGCCGACGAGCTGCGTACGGTCCTGTGGCCGATGCCCACGGACAACGACGCCGCGAGCTGGGAGCTGCGCCGTGCCACTTGGGAGCACGAGGACGTGCTGCTGGGTGGTTCGGACGCGGGGGCCCACCTGGACCGGATGTGCGGGGCGCCGTACACGACGCGCTTCCTGGGCGACTGCCTGCGCGGGCGGAAGCTGGTGCCCCTGGAGACGGCCGTAAGGATGCTGACCGACGACCCGGCCCGCCTCTTCGGCCTCCGCGACCGGGGCCGGATCGCCGAGGGCGCGCACGCGGACCTCGTGCTCTTCGACCCGACCCGGATCGACGCGGGACCCGCCTCGCTCGTCCACGACCTGCCCGGCGACGGGCCGCGGCTGGACTCACGGGCGGTGGGCGTGGTGAGCGTGCGGGTGAACGGCGTGGAGACGGTGCGGCACGACGTGGCGACGGGGGCGCTGCCGGGGCGGGTGCTGCGGTCGGGGAGGGACACGGAGACGGTGGGGACGGGGGGTTGA
- a CDS encoding DUF6415 family natural product biosynthesis protein has product MPAFSRTGHHVGELTPVPPQAAGAPSRSAIEDVIREALSMDRLLPTPDRMRALTTRLLAFVGAAATALEEDVNDLPMDDPVRRDALAVVKEARYRRGIGPGDGYGSAMAFTRSLGQAADALVRQRRRINPGPA; this is encoded by the coding sequence ATGCCCGCGTTCTCCCGCACCGGACACCACGTCGGAGAGCTCACCCCCGTACCTCCTCAGGCCGCCGGGGCTCCGAGCCGGTCCGCCATCGAGGACGTGATCCGCGAAGCCCTCTCCATGGACCGCCTCCTGCCCACCCCCGACCGCATGCGTGCCCTCACCACCCGCCTGCTCGCCTTCGTCGGGGCCGCGGCCACCGCGCTGGAGGAGGACGTGAACGACCTGCCCATGGACGACCCGGTACGGCGGGACGCCCTCGCCGTCGTCAAGGAGGCCCGCTACCGGCGGGGGATCGGGCCCGGGGACGGGTACGGCTCGGCGATGGCGTTCACGAGGAGCCTCGGGCAGGCCGCCGACGCGCTGGTCCGGCAGCGGCGCCGGATCAATCCTGGTCCGGCTTGA
- a CDS encoding CehA/McbA family metallohydrolase — translation MHRRDLLRLTAAAAGAASALTLDTVTFAHAEGAAGAAGSDRSGPAEESRTVTGRLPAGAPDFVYLPVDVPRGVREIAVSYSYDRPAVPPGTPGNACDIGIFDERGTGPGGPGFRGWSGGARTEFTVGAERATPGYLAGPVRPGRWHVCLGPYTVAPQGLAYEVTVTLRYGAAGAAPAPVYPPRRAKGRGRAWYRGDNHLHTVHSDGRRTPAEVAAAARAAGLDWITTTEHNTTSSHGAWQGLWSDDFLILTGEEVTTRNGHVVALGTEPGTFVDWRYRARDNAFGRYARAIRRAGGLVVPAHPHATCVGCNWKFGFNDADAVEVWNGPFTPDDEATIAEWDNTLVAAARGGGRWLPAMGNSDAHREPERVGHPQTVVLADGLSKEALLAGIRSGHSWIAESSAVRLSFTATGGRGAHAGIGERLRVDDDAGVTVRLEVSGVPRDCMASFVTDQGRLLSAPVPADGRLEWRTTPSYAAYVRAEVRHPAADGGTPGVPGPMAAMTNPIFLGRE, via the coding sequence ATGCACCGACGCGACCTGCTCAGACTGACGGCCGCCGCCGCGGGGGCGGCGAGCGCGCTTACGCTCGACACCGTGACGTTCGCCCACGCCGAAGGGGCCGCGGGGGCCGCCGGGTCCGACCGGTCAGGCCCGGCGGAGGAGTCCCGCACGGTCACCGGACGGCTGCCCGCCGGCGCCCCGGACTTCGTGTACCTCCCGGTGGACGTTCCGCGCGGTGTCCGGGAGATCGCCGTCTCGTACTCCTACGACAGACCGGCCGTACCGCCCGGGACCCCCGGCAACGCCTGCGACATCGGCATCTTCGACGAGCGGGGCACGGGGCCGGGCGGGCCCGGCTTCCGGGGCTGGTCGGGCGGGGCGCGCACGGAATTCACGGTCGGCGCGGAGCGGGCCACGCCCGGCTACCTCGCCGGGCCCGTACGCCCCGGCAGGTGGCACGTCTGCCTGGGCCCGTACACGGTCGCGCCGCAGGGCCTGGCCTACGAGGTGACGGTCACCCTGCGCTACGGGGCGGCGGGCGCGGCCCCGGCGCCGGTGTACCCGCCGCGGCGGGCGAAGGGGCGCGGCCGCGCCTGGTACCGGGGCGACAACCACCTGCACACCGTCCACTCCGACGGCAGGCGCACCCCGGCCGAGGTCGCGGCCGCGGCGCGGGCCGCCGGGCTGGACTGGATCACGACGACGGAGCACAACACGACGTCGTCGCACGGTGCCTGGCAGGGGCTGTGGAGCGACGACTTCCTGATCCTCACGGGCGAGGAGGTCACCACCCGCAACGGCCACGTCGTGGCCCTCGGTACCGAGCCCGGCACGTTCGTCGACTGGCGCTACCGTGCCCGCGACAACGCCTTCGGCCGCTACGCCCGCGCGATCCGCCGCGCGGGCGGCCTGGTGGTGCCGGCGCATCCGCACGCGACCTGCGTCGGCTGCAACTGGAAGTTCGGCTTCAACGACGCGGACGCGGTGGAGGTCTGGAACGGCCCGTTCACGCCCGACGACGAGGCCACGATCGCGGAGTGGGACAACACGCTGGTCGCGGCGGCCCGCGGCGGCGGCCGCTGGCTGCCGGCCATGGGCAACAGCGACGCCCACCGCGAGCCGGAGCGGGTGGGCCACCCGCAGACCGTGGTCCTGGCGGACGGCCTCTCGAAGGAAGCGCTGCTGGCGGGCATCCGCTCCGGCCACAGCTGGATCGCCGAGTCCTCGGCCGTCCGGCTGTCCTTCACGGCGACGGGCGGCCGGGGCGCCCACGCGGGCATCGGCGAACGGCTGCGCGTGGACGACGACGCGGGCGTGACGGTGCGGCTGGAGGTGTCGGGCGTGCCGCGCGACTGCATGGCGTCGTTCGTCACCGACCAGGGCCGGCTGCTGAGCGCGCCCGTACCGGCGGACGGCCGGCTGGAGTGGCGCACCACACCGTCGTACGCGGCCTACGTACGGGCGGAGGTGCGGCATCCGGCGGCGGACGGCGGCACGCCGGGGGTGCCGGGGCCGATGGCGGCGATGACGAACCCGATCTTCCTGGGGCGAGAATGA
- a CDS encoding GTP-binding protein: MTRPVRHEHVEYVGEPGSGTTTLVTAVRRLTGSESELSAALSWPAHTPAEKKLISRRPAGIVLVLDAGSGLTARGGALLGLARRVGVRHVSVFVNKADLLPDPQLREVVGLEIREALTAHGYAGEETPLVFGSAHDAKTVNALLRTLEAAVPSPDEAADRPFLMPVEDTFHLKDRPASHRLVVTGRIEQGTVHPGDTLELVGLGEPGRTVTATAVERLCRAPDNVSLTLTGTTPEDIARGQVLTTPGTATAHTEFDAEAYVLPEHDGGLDVTFFGRPEAQFHFRTTDVTGRVTALRQDGDVREFTRGGHVSMTVRLTAPLAMRAGTPFSMRVSGKAIGPGVVTRVVAPAVKPDQD, encoded by the coding sequence ATGACACGGCCGGTGCGGCACGAGCACGTCGAGTACGTCGGGGAGCCGGGCAGCGGCACGACGACGCTGGTCACGGCGGTGAGGAGGCTGACGGGCTCCGAAAGTGAGCTCTCGGCCGCTCTGAGCTGGCCCGCCCACACCCCCGCCGAGAAGAAACTGATCTCGCGCCGCCCTGCCGGGATCGTCCTCGTGCTCGACGCCGGGTCGGGCCTGACGGCTCGCGGCGGCGCACTCCTGGGCCTGGCGCGCCGGGTCGGCGTGCGGCACGTGTCCGTCTTCGTGAACAAGGCGGACCTGCTGCCCGACCCCCAGCTGCGGGAGGTGGTCGGGCTGGAGATCCGCGAGGCGCTGACGGCGCACGGCTACGCGGGCGAGGAGACGCCGCTCGTCTTCGGCTCGGCCCACGACGCGAAAACGGTGAACGCGCTGCTCAGGACTCTGGAGGCGGCCGTTCCCAGCCCGGACGAGGCCGCGGACCGCCCGTTCCTGATGCCGGTCGAGGACACCTTCCACCTGAAGGACCGCCCGGCGTCCCACCGCCTCGTCGTGACCGGCCGCATCGAACAGGGCACCGTCCACCCGGGCGACACCCTCGAACTCGTCGGCCTCGGCGAGCCCGGCCGCACGGTGACGGCGACCGCCGTCGAAAGGCTCTGCCGAGCCCCCGACAACGTCAGCCTGACCCTGACCGGCACCACCCCGGAGGACATCGCACGCGGCCAGGTCCTCACCACCCCGGGAACGGCCACCGCCCACACCGAGTTCGATGCCGAGGCGTACGTCCTCCCCGAGCACGACGGCGGCCTCGACGTCACCTTCTTCGGCAGACCCGAGGCCCAGTTCCACTTCCGCACCACGGACGTCACGGGCCGCGTCACCGCCCTCCGTCAGGACGGCGACGTACGCGAGTTCACCCGGGGCGGCCATGTCTCCATGACGGTCCGCCTGACGGCGCCCCTCGCCATGAGGGCGGGGACGCCGTTCTCGATGCGTGTGTCAGGCAAGGCGATCGGGCCGGGGGTGGTGACGCGGGTCGTGGCGCCGGCCGTCAAGCCGGACCAGGATTGA
- a CDS encoding helix-turn-helix domain-containing protein — protein sequence MAARRGPTFRRRELGKELRRLREKKGYSTKEAAAAIESSDTKLNRVESGHNQLPRVRDLEDLLDFYGVTDRNDRDQLLELHRDSLSADWYRPYQNYMPSGQLLYVGLETDARTMRAWHSQVVFGLLQTERYAHALFTTAKPVEERTTEFVEESVAARMKRKEVVFGDDPVELRVILDEAALRRVVGSPAVMREQYEEIARAAELDHVTVQVLPMNLPTYRANANFVILEFDSGLDPVVMEDSPSVMTVSDRPREVWKHARKFDALREGALAPAKTADFLHRLGREIDEH from the coding sequence GTGGCAGCACGACGCGGTCCGACGTTCCGTCGGAGGGAGCTGGGCAAGGAGCTCCGCCGCCTGCGGGAGAAGAAGGGGTACAGCACCAAGGAAGCAGCCGCGGCCATCGAGAGCTCGGACACCAAGCTCAACAGGGTCGAGTCCGGACACAACCAGCTTCCGCGTGTCCGCGATCTGGAAGACCTGCTCGATTTCTACGGCGTAACCGACCGCAACGACCGTGATCAGCTGCTGGAGCTCCACCGGGATTCCCTCAGCGCTGACTGGTACAGGCCGTATCAGAACTACATGCCGTCCGGCCAGCTGCTGTACGTAGGACTGGAGACCGATGCCCGTACGATGCGCGCCTGGCACTCCCAGGTCGTCTTCGGCCTCTTGCAAACGGAACGCTACGCACACGCCTTGTTCACGACGGCCAAGCCGGTCGAGGAGAGGACAACCGAGTTCGTGGAGGAGTCCGTGGCCGCCCGAATGAAGCGCAAGGAAGTGGTCTTCGGCGATGATCCTGTCGAGCTGCGCGTGATCCTCGACGAGGCCGCCCTACGACGCGTGGTCGGTAGCCCTGCTGTCATGCGTGAGCAATACGAAGAGATCGCGAGGGCGGCTGAGCTCGACCACGTGACGGTCCAAGTCCTCCCGATGAACCTGCCCACCTACAGGGCGAACGCGAACTTCGTCATCCTGGAGTTCGACTCCGGTCTCGACCCCGTCGTCATGGAAGACAGCCCGTCCGTCATGACGGTCAGCGACCGGCCGCGCGAGGTCTGGAAGCACGCCCGGAAGTTCGACGCGCTGCGAGAGGGCGCCCTCGCTCCCGCCAAGACAGCGGATTTTCTGCACCGACTGGGAAGAGAGATCGATGAGCACTAG
- a CDS encoding TIGR03619 family F420-dependent LLM class oxidoreductase, translated as MRISTTIFLTDETISPVRLARELEQRGFDGLYLPEHTHIPVSRETPAPSGDDPLPREYGRSLDPVVALSQAAAVTERITLGTGIALVAEHDPIVLAKQVASLDFVSGGRFTLGIGFGWNVEEGTDHGVEWSTRRALVRDRMALMRALWAPEPTAYEGEFGSVRASWAHPKPLRAPRERKGAEPLHGPRVLIGGAAGPKLFAHVAEYADGWLPIGGSGLGEALPRLRRAWEDAGRQGEPEVVPYAVHPSAGKLAHFAELGLREVVVGLPAADEAEVLRALDAHADFL; from the coding sequence ATGCGGATCTCCACCACGATCTTTCTCACGGACGAGACGATCAGCCCGGTCCGGCTCGCCCGCGAGCTGGAGCAGCGCGGCTTCGACGGGCTCTATCTGCCCGAGCACACCCACATCCCGGTCAGCCGCGAGACGCCCGCCCCGTCGGGCGACGACCCGCTGCCGCGTGAGTACGGGCGGTCCCTCGACCCCGTCGTCGCGCTGAGCCAGGCCGCCGCGGTGACCGAGCGGATCACGCTGGGCACCGGGATCGCGCTGGTCGCCGAGCACGACCCGATCGTGCTCGCCAAGCAGGTCGCCTCGCTCGACTTCGTCAGCGGCGGCCGCTTCACCCTGGGCATCGGCTTCGGCTGGAACGTGGAGGAGGGCACCGACCACGGCGTGGAGTGGTCGACGCGGCGGGCGCTGGTACGCGACCGGATGGCCCTGATGCGGGCGCTGTGGGCGCCGGAACCCACAGCGTACGAGGGCGAGTTCGGGTCCGTACGGGCCAGTTGGGCACACCCCAAGCCGCTGCGCGCGCCACGGGAGCGCAAGGGCGCGGAGCCGCTGCACGGGCCGCGCGTCCTGATCGGCGGAGCCGCCGGGCCGAAGCTCTTCGCGCACGTCGCGGAGTACGCGGACGGCTGGCTGCCCATCGGCGGCAGCGGCCTGGGCGAGGCGCTGCCTCGGCTGCGCCGGGCGTGGGAGGACGCGGGACGCCAGGGCGAGCCGGAGGTCGTGCCGTACGCCGTGCACCCCTCGGCCGGGAAGCTCGCGCACTTCGCCGAGCTGGGCCTGCGGGAGGTCGTGGTCGGGCTGCCGGCGGCGGACGAGGCGGAGGTGCTCCGGGCGCTGGACGCGCATGCGGATTTTCTGTGA
- a CDS encoding APC family permease: protein MVQTAPRPRAGDTVMSAGRGRRRGRPGPAGGSAGAAAGGKGLSGNSVGLLGSAVIGISTVAPVYCLTSTLGPTVGQVGVQMPAVFLAGFLPMLLVAFAYRELNKAVPDCGTSFTWTVRAFGPKVGWMCGWGLVIATIIVLSNLAGVATSFFYLLLGELTGSDAVAALDGNRPAHVATCLAFIALATAVSYRGMTATKGVQYALVGLQLAVLAVFVTMALVKARSGDLSVPAGAVGFSWSWLNPFAVRSFAAFTAGLSLSIFMFWGWDACLTVNEETEGSDRTPGRAALIAMVVLVGSYLLTAVAAQMFAGVGDEGLGLGNPETADNVFAALADPVMGTALGVLLFVAVLASAAASLQTTFLPVARTVLAMSAYQALPPSFARIHPRFRSPGRATVAAGIATGVFYAVMSFLSQNVLIDTIYALGLMICFYYSITAFACAWYFRGALRDSVRDALFKGVFPVLGGLLLAAVFSKTLYDMWDPAYGSGSSVLGIGSVFVIGVGLLLVGMALMLVMRWRRPAFFRGEVLSGATPVSVVVGE, encoded by the coding sequence ATGGTGCAGACAGCCCCGCGGCCACGGGCCGGAGACACGGTAATGAGCGCCGGCCGCGGACGGCGTCGCGGAAGGCCCGGCCCCGCCGGCGGGAGCGCCGGTGCCGCCGCCGGTGGCAAGGGCCTCAGCGGGAACTCCGTCGGACTGCTCGGCAGCGCCGTCATCGGCATCTCCACCGTCGCGCCCGTCTACTGCCTGACCTCCACCCTCGGCCCCACCGTCGGCCAGGTCGGCGTCCAGATGCCCGCCGTCTTCCTGGCCGGCTTCCTCCCGATGCTGCTGGTCGCCTTCGCCTACCGCGAGCTGAACAAGGCCGTGCCCGACTGCGGTACGTCCTTCACCTGGACCGTCCGGGCCTTCGGGCCCAAGGTCGGCTGGATGTGCGGCTGGGGCCTGGTGATCGCGACGATCATCGTGCTGTCCAACCTCGCCGGCGTCGCGACCTCCTTCTTCTACCTCCTCCTCGGCGAGCTCACCGGCAGCGACGCGGTCGCCGCCCTCGACGGCAACCGGCCCGCGCACGTGGCGACCTGCCTCGCCTTCATCGCCCTCGCGACCGCCGTCAGCTACCGCGGGATGACCGCCACCAAAGGCGTGCAGTACGCCCTCGTCGGCCTCCAACTGGCCGTGCTGGCCGTGTTCGTCACCATGGCCCTGGTCAAGGCCCGCTCGGGCGATCTCTCCGTCCCGGCCGGGGCCGTCGGCTTCTCCTGGAGCTGGCTGAACCCCTTCGCCGTGCGGTCCTTCGCGGCCTTCACGGCCGGGCTGTCCCTGTCGATCTTCATGTTCTGGGGCTGGGACGCCTGTCTGACGGTCAACGAGGAGACCGAGGGCAGCGACCGTACGCCCGGCCGGGCCGCGCTCATCGCCATGGTCGTGCTCGTCGGCTCGTACCTCCTGACCGCCGTCGCCGCCCAGATGTTCGCCGGCGTCGGCGACGAGGGCCTGGGCCTCGGCAACCCGGAGACCGCCGACAACGTCTTCGCCGCCCTCGCCGACCCCGTCATGGGCACGGCACTGGGCGTCCTGCTCTTCGTCGCGGTCCTGGCCTCGGCCGCCGCGAGCCTCCAGACGACGTTCCTGCCGGTCGCCCGCACGGTCCTGGCCATGAGCGCCTACCAGGCGCTGCCGCCGTCCTTCGCCCGCATACACCCGCGCTTCCGGTCCCCGGGCCGCGCGACCGTCGCGGCGGGCATCGCCACCGGCGTCTTCTACGCCGTGATGAGCTTCCTCAGCCAGAACGTCCTGATCGACACGATCTACGCCCTCGGGCTGATGATCTGCTTCTACTACTCGATCACCGCCTTCGCCTGCGCCTGGTACTTCCGCGGCGCACTCCGCGACTCCGTGCGCGACGCGCTCTTCAAGGGGGTCTTCCCCGTGCTGGGCGGGCTCCTCCTGGCCGCCGTCTTCTCCAAGACGCTCTACGACATGTGGGACCCGGCGTACGGCAGCGGCAGCTCCGTCCTGGGCATCGGCTCGGTCTTCGTCATAGGGGTGGGGCTGCTGCTGGTGGGGATGGCGCTGATGCTGGTGATGCGGTGGCGTCGTCCGGCGTTCTTCCGGGGCGAGGTGCTGTCGGGGGCGACGCCCGTGTCGGTCGTCGTCGGCGAGTGA